The Sulfurimonas sp. genome contains a region encoding:
- a CDS encoding bifunctional diguanylate cyclase/phosphodiesterase, translating to MVKSKDFFIFFLLLVLGIFFIYIYSNIKTTKEDVYNRIETDQIEQISTILNAVQKDFTTSLKIKNSDELLNAFMEEGNAKKYEEIISLIMTANIKYAYILYKDEKNKFRFILDASKTDKASFYQKFDVSRNEYFDVYSTKKPVILKQKDIENLYITLLHPIIINNEVAALFSVDITTKIQDIILQSIKPLENFFIILIIVVALFMAMIAMQLFHYFATRKRVFTDPLTNTFNRNYLEELQNVINLNNYSIAMLDLDKFKSINDIYGHQAGDFILVQASKIFKTSIRASDILVRYGGEEFLLLIHNRNGSALQVCERIKDSISSGNYFYDGNEIKLSVSIGLHKHPALEKNLHEAIKIADKMLYNAKKNGRNRIEIYDEKSLSEKNDSSKDISFVKEALDEDRVTCYYQPIYDYKKCEIYKYEALVRILATDGRVVTPFEFLPQIKGTNMHYKLTQRILQIVFDKIKESKKNISVNINFSDLTNPDIQETIIKHLKSNPELAHKITFEILESDEIDDVELFKAKTNLIHSLGAKVSIDDFGSGYSNFKTIIDIEANYLKIDGSLIKNIDKNIKDYKVAKSIIHFASQSNMQTVAEFVHSKNVFDKLVELNVDFMQGYYISQPKAALIEKEELFR from the coding sequence ATGGTAAAGAGCAAAGATTTTTTTATCTTTTTTCTTCTTCTGGTTTTAGGTATATTTTTCATCTACATTTACAGCAATATCAAAACAACAAAAGAGGATGTTTACAATCGCATCGAAACAGATCAGATAGAGCAGATCTCAACCATACTAAATGCAGTGCAGAAAGATTTTACGACATCTCTAAAGATTAAAAATTCCGACGAACTGCTAAATGCGTTTATGGAAGAAGGGAACGCAAAAAAGTATGAAGAGATAATCTCTTTGATTATGACGGCAAATATAAAATATGCTTATATACTCTATAAAGACGAGAAAAATAAATTTAGATTTATCTTAGATGCTTCAAAAACGGACAAAGCGAGTTTTTACCAAAAGTTTGATGTTAGTAGAAACGAGTATTTTGATGTATATAGTACTAAAAAACCCGTGATTTTAAAACAAAAGGATATAGAAAATCTCTATATAACTCTACTTCATCCCATAATAATAAACAATGAAGTAGCCGCTCTTTTTAGTGTCGATATCACAACAAAAATCCAAGATATAATTCTGCAATCAATTAAACCCTTGGAGAATTTTTTTATCATTTTGATAATCGTCGTAGCTCTCTTTATGGCTATGATAGCGATGCAGCTATTTCACTATTTTGCTACAAGAAAAAGAGTATTTACGGATCCGCTTACAAACACATTTAACAGAAACTATCTCGAAGAGCTGCAAAATGTCATAAATCTAAATAATTACAGTATTGCTATGTTAGACCTTGATAAGTTTAAATCCATAAACGACATTTACGGGCATCAAGCAGGTGACTTTATACTTGTTCAAGCTAGTAAAATATTTAAAACTTCCATCAGAGCAAGCGACATACTTGTCAGATACGGCGGAGAGGAGTTTTTACTGCTCATCCATAACAGAAACGGCTCTGCACTGCAAGTGTGCGAAAGGATTAAGGATAGCATCTCCTCAGGAAACTATTTTTATGACGGCAATGAGATTAAGTTAAGCGTCTCCATCGGTCTGCATAAACATCCGGCATTGGAAAAAAATCTACATGAGGCTATTAAAATAGCAGATAAAATGCTCTACAATGCAAAGAAAAACGGAAGAAACAGGATAGAGATTTATGATGAAAAATCACTCTCTGAAAAAAATGACAGCTCCAAAGATATAAGTTTTGTTAAAGAGGCTCTTGATGAAGATAGAGTTACCTGCTACTATCAGCCGATATATGATTATAAAAAATGTGAGATTTACAAATATGAGGCACTGGTTAGAATACTAGCAACCGATGGCAGAGTCGTTACCCCTTTTGAGTTTTTGCCTCAGATAAAAGGGACAAATATGCACTATAAACTCACTCAGAGAATTTTACAAATTGTTTTTGACAAAATAAAAGAGAGCAAAAAAAATATCAGCGTAAATATAAATTTTTCAGACCTTACAAATCCAGACATTCAAGAGACAATTATCAAGCATCTCAAAAGCAATCCTGAGTTGGCACATAAAATTACTTTTGAGATACTTGAGAGTGATGAGATAGATGATGTAGAGCTCTTTAAAGCCAAAACAAATCTGATTCACTCCCTAGGAGCAAAAGTCTCTATAGACGACTTTGGAAGCGGCTACTCAAACTTCAAGACTATCATCGACATAGAGGCAAATTACCTTAAAATAGACGGCTCATTAATCAAAAATATAGATAAAAATATCAAAGATTACAAGGTTGCAAAGAGCATCATACACTTTGCTTCGCAGAGCAATATGCAAACAGTCGCAGAGTTTGTCCACTCAAAAAATGTTTTTGACAAGTTGGTTGAGTTAAATGTCGACTTTATGCAAGGCTACTATATCTCCCAGCCAAAAGCTGCTTTGATTGAGAAAGAAGAGCTTTTTAGATAA
- the grpE gene encoding nucleotide exchange factor GrpE: MSKENNEEVQSETLEKVELDDAAAEAAAVENEFNLLQAEMAELKDKYARVHADFDNIKKRLEREKYTAVEYSNEKFAKDMIPVMDALQMALSSTASVADPVEHLEKLKEGIELTLKQLTTALEKHGVKMVSHDEPFDPNIHNAIQSVDSDTVESGQIVQTFQTGYKYKERPLREAMVVVAN; the protein is encoded by the coding sequence ATGTCAAAAGAAAATAATGAAGAGGTTCAAAGCGAAACTCTTGAAAAGGTTGAACTAGATGATGCGGCGGCAGAAGCAGCAGCCGTTGAAAATGAGTTTAATCTTTTACAAGCCGAGATGGCTGAGCTAAAAGACAAATATGCTCGCGTTCATGCTGATTTTGATAACATCAAAAAGAGATTGGAAAGAGAGAAGTATACGGCAGTCGAATATTCAAACGAAAAGTTTGCCAAAGATATGATTCCCGTTATGGATGCGCTTCAAATGGCTCTCTCATCTACCGCAAGCGTAGCAGATCCCGTAGAACACTTGGAAAAATTAAAAGAGGGGATTGAACTTACTCTAAAGCAGCTCACGACCGCTTTGGAAAAACACGGCGTCAAGATGGTTTCCCACGACGAACCTTTTGATCCGAATATTCACAATGCCATACAAAGCGTAGACAGCGACACGGTAGAGAGCGGGCAGATAGTTCAAACATTTCAAACAGGCTATAAATATAAAGAGAGACCGTTGCGTGAGGCAATGGTAGTTGTGGCGAATTAA